One genomic segment of Plasmodium cynomolgi strain B DNA, chromosome 14, whole genome shotgun sequence includes these proteins:
- a CDS encoding hypothetical protein (putative), whose translation MPKANLIMPVYNSDLYVLQYKERLLSMSKKVSFRGRIGHVQESNGSVYILMHDNYVRNYNMEKGIVYKNRIHPGNAGRVIPMEIKFFDTKNEEKNGLLPSQQSSDNLYGISFRRSRKINIYDTRSFDVVKNFEMDYRCIGMNFHKKTNSLFAIDSKGNLYNWCLNTNKLINRVVDNYSVFPSCFSMHGDYIVAGSFSGFLNLFHVDNLTEPIKSFKNLTLPVCNAIFNPAHNCLLYYTKLAKNGIKLIDLHTNYVYCNVPWFNSNVRHNVLAADFFNGGDNLCFSVKANSFYVYDLFGGGSVASGGG comes from the exons ATGCCCAAGGCAAATTTAATTATGCCTGTTTATAACTCTGATTTGTATGTGCTTCAGTACAAGGAGAGGTTGCTAAGCATGTCTAAGAAGGTCTCCTTCCGCGGGAGGATCGGCCATGTGCAGGAGAGCAACGGAAGTGTGTACATTCTCATGCATGACAACTATGTTCGAAACTACAATATGGAAAAGGG GATTGTATACAAAAATCGCATTCATCCTGGAAACGCAGGACGTGTCATCCccatggaaataaaattctttgacacaaaaaatgaggagaagaaCGGGTTATTACCATCCCAGCAGAGTAGCGACAACCTTTATGGCATATCCTTcaggaggagcaggaagATAAACATCTACGATACAAGAAGTTTTGATGTCGTGAAGAATTTCGAAATGGATTATAGATGTATTGGTATGAAtttccacaaaaaaacaaacagctTATTTGCCATTGACAGTAAAGGCAATCTGTACAACTGGTGTTTgaatacaaataaattaattaacaGAGTGGTAGATAATTATTCCGTTTTTCCATCATGCTTTAGTATGCATGGTGATTATATAGTTGCTGGTTCATTTAGTGGCTTTCTGAATTTATTTCATGTGGATAATTTGACGGAGCCAATCAagagttttaaaaatttgactCTCCCAGTTTGCAATGCTATTTTTAACCCCGCCCACAATTGCCTTTTATATTATACCAAGTTGGCAAAGAATGGCATTAAGCTGATCGATTTACATACAAATTATGTGTACTGTAACGTCCCTTGGTTCAATAGCAATGTGAGACACAATGTGCTTGCTGCCGATTTTTTCAACGGTGGCGATAATTTGTGTTTCTCCGTTAAGGCGAATTCGTTTTACGTGTATGacctttttgggggggggtcTGTGGCCTCAGGGGGGGGGTAG